The following are from one region of the Nicotiana tabacum cultivar K326 chromosome 3, ASM71507v2, whole genome shotgun sequence genome:
- the LOC107819809 gene encoding anthocyanidin 3-O-glucosyltransferase 5, translated as MDSSQLHVAIVSSPGMGHLIPVLVLGNQLATYHNIKITMLAITTSSSSAETEFLKKSTLTNEKKTIEIIPVPSNDISHLINSSTKVFTKLRLLVRETLPKIRSAIASMTHRPDALIVDIFGTQILPIAEEFNIPKYAYHLTTAWTLALAIYCQVLEKEIEGEYVDLKEPLKIPGCKALRPDNVLDQLLDRSDQQYEEYVKPGMEYTDFDGILINTWEDLEPETINALKYNEKLRLLLKVPVFPIGPLRRKVETTSNDEVIQWLDKQNNESVLFASFGSGGTLSTKQMTELAWGLELSQQKFVWVVRPPSDGDADSAYLNSTGKETRGMSEYLPEGFLTRTKDMGLVVPMWANQVEILGHSSLGGFLTHCGWNSTMESLTNGVPMIAWPLHAEQKMNAAMLTEELGVAIRPAVLPTKKLVKREEIQGMVRILMQTKEGKPIEEKAKKLKMSAENALSEGGSSYNSICELVKDIQSR; from the exons atGGATAGCTCACAACTTCATGTTGCTATAGTCTCAAGCCCTGGTATGGGTCATTTAATCCCAGTTCTAGTCTTAGGCAACCAATTAGCCACATATCataacatcaaaattacaatGCTTGCTATCACAACCAGCTCTTCTTCAGCAGAAACTGAATTCCTCAAGAAATCCACTCTCACCAATGAGAAAAAAACTATAGAAATAATTCCAGTTCCTTCAAACGATATTTCCCACCTAATAAATTCCAGCACTAAAGTTTTCACTAAATTACGACTATTAGTCCGCGAAACTTTGCCTAAAATTCGTTCTGCCATAGCATCCATGACTCATCGTCCAGATGCTCTCATTGTTGACATTTTTGGCACACAAATATTGCCAATTGCTGAAGAATTTAACATCCCTAAATACGCGTACCATCTTACTACTGCGTGGACATTAGCGTTAGCTATATATTGTCAAGTTCTTGAGAAAGAGATTGAGGGTGAATATGTTGATCTTAAAGAACCTTTGAAAATTCCAGGTTGCAAAGCATTGCGACCTGATAACGTGTTGGATCAATTGCTGGATCGGAGTGATCAGCAGTATGAAGAGTATGTTAAGCCAGGAATGGAATATACAGATTTTGATGGAATCTTGATTAATACTTGGGAAGATTTAGAACCTGAGACTATCAATGCACTTAAATATAATGAGAAGTTGCGATTACTTCTTAAAGTTCCAGTTTTCCCAATTGGACCCTTGAGGAGAAAAGTTGAAACAACTTCGAATGACGAG GTGATTCAATGGTTAGACAAGCAAAATAATGAGTCAGTGCTATTTGCATCATTTGGAAGTGGTGGAACCCTCTCAACTAAGCAAATGACCGAGCTTGCATGGGGTTTAGAATTAAGTCAACAGAAATTTGTTTGGGTTGTACGTCCCCCGTCCGACGGTGATGCAGATAGTGCCTATCTGAACTCTACCGGAAAAGAGACACGTGGCATGTCGGAATACTTGCCGGAAGGGTTCTTAACTAGGACTAAAGATATGGGTTTGGTAGTGCCTATGTGGGCCAACCAAGTCGAAATTTTGGGTCACTCGTCACTGGGTGGATTTTTGACACATTGTGGATGGAATTCGACGATGGAGAGCCTGACAAATGGGGTTCCAATGATTGCATGGCCATTACATGCTGAACAAAAAATGAACGCCGCCATGTTGACGGAGGAGCTAGGGGTGGCGATTCGGCCGGCAGTTTTGCCGACAAAGAAATTGGTGAAGAGAGAGGAGATTCAAGGGATGGTGAGAATTTTGATGCAGACAAAAGAAGGAAAGCCTATAGAGGAAAAGGCTAAGAAGTTAAAGATGAGTGCAGAAAATGCACTAAGTGAAGGAGGTTCATCTTACAACTCCATTTGTGAGCTTGTGAAGGACATTCAGAGCAGATAG